TGCTGCATTTTTTGCCCCGCTAATTTTCACATGACCTCGCAAAGGATGCCCACCCCAAATTTGCAAGACTGAGGAGTCTGCTTCTGGAGCAATTTTGGCATCTGGTAAGCTGGTAGAAGGATTAATAAGCCTACCTCCAAAAGTAATACGTATTTTATATGTTTGAAGTTGGTTTTGATTCTACAGTAAAGATTCAAAATGTCCACGTTTTAGAGCAGCATCTTGCATAAAAAAATGTTTTTTGAGTGAAAAATACGGGCTGAAAATAAGCAGTAGCAAGCCTTTTGAGTTTTTAAAAAATTTAACAAAAAATAACGAGCAAGTAGTACTTTTAAGCAAAATTAAATACTCAGTAAAATAACTTAAGTGTTCTCTAAAAATCAATGCTGTATTGTTTCAGTTAATATTTTGATTTAACCGATCGCCTGAATCACTCGTTTTCAGTCTGATTTTTACTTGACAGAGGTAAAAAATTACGCAATAATAGGAAATTGTCGATAAGCTACAAGTGCCAGCGGAACTGGCGGAATTGGCAGACGCGCTAGATTCAGGTTCTAGTGCCGCAAGGCTTCCGGGTTCAAGTCCCGGGTTCCGCATATTAATTTTGGATTTTAGATTGCCGATTTTAGATTAATCCAAAATCCAAAATCCAAAATCCAAAATCCAAAATTGTGTTGACCAGTTTACAAAATTCCCTAGTTAAGCAAATTCGCAAACTGCACTCCACCAAGGAGCGGCATAAACAGCACTTATTTTTACTAGAAGGGACACACCTGTTAGAAGAGGCTTGTGCGGTGAATTACCCACTAGAAACCGTGTGTTGTACGCCAGATTGGCAAGCAGCCCACGTTTCGCTGTGGGATGAAGCTTGTAGCCGATGCGATCGCGCCGAAATTGTCAGTAGAGAAGTCTTGGATGCGATCGCTACCACAGTCCAACCAGATGGGGTGGTAGCAACGGCAAAACGTAGGGAACGCCAAACTCAAGTACCATTTACTGGTTTAGTGCTAGCTTTAGAAACGATACAAGATCCCGGCAACCTGGGTACAATGATCCGCACCGCCGCCGCCGCTGGAGCATCGGGGTTGTGGGTAAGTGGAGATAGCGTAGATTTAGATAGTCCTAAAGTTCTGCGTGCTTCGGCAGGGCAATGGTTTCGCCTAGCAACAGCCGTAACCGAAGATTTGAAAGCGACAGTCCAACAAAGCCAGCAGGCAGGAATGCAGGTAGTAGCAACCTTACCCAGTGCGACTTTAACTTATTGGGAAGTAGACTGGCGAAAACCCACTATGATTTTACTGGGAAATGAAGGTGCTGGATTGTCAGCAGATTTAGCAGCGATCGCAGATCGGCAAGTCAGAATTCCTTTGAGTCCTGGGGTGGAATCTTTGAACGTGGCGATCGCAGCCGCTTTAATGTTGTACGAAGCTCAAAGGCAACTAATTTGTCAGTAATAAATTTTAACTTTTTACCCCAATTGGGTTTTTGTTTTTTCTTCGAGATATTGTTCAATATCAGCAACCGCGTCCTCAAGAGCCGCTAAATCAATATCTATCAAGTCTTCGTCGAGTTCTACTTCCGTGAAAGTACTAGTATGCAGTTGGGGGATATCTTCTTCCTCAATTGGAATTTCTTGTAAGATATCCTCCAACTGTTCGAGGGATTGTTGAAACACTTGATCGGCAGCACGGCGCTGTTCTGGCTGACTTTGCTCCATAATATTAGCTTGAAAATCCTGATTTACTGACTTAATTTTGATTCTAGTTCCTACACATTTAAATTTTGCACTTATAACATCATAGTTGTGTGCTGTATCAACTTTAGCAGTGCTTATCAAGAATATCGATAACTGTCTGCAATTGCTAAGACTGGAAATTTATAAGAGGAGGCAGGAGGAAACAATTATGATTGATTACTTTAGCTGTAGATCATTACCTGGTTTAAAAAGAAGATAATGGTACGAGCATCAAGAGATACAAACTAAGTCCAACGCTTTTAAGCTTAGGTTACTCCTGCCTCCTGAAGGCGAACGGGTACACTAAATCAAGTTTGGCTAGGTTTAGGTAAGTTTTTTGAAGAAGAATTCAAAATTTAGAATTCAGAAGTCAGAATGGGCTAGGCCCCGCTGCGCTAACAGGAGTCAGAATCAAGACGCGACTCGAAAATACATGCTATCGCAGACTCGCCATGCCGTTCGCGTAGCGTCTCGTAGAGAAGGCTCTACGCTGCGCTATCCGCAGATCATACAGAATTCTGAATTCTGAATTCGGACTCCTGAATTCTGTTTTATAAAACAGGTCTAATACTTAATTTGATAGACTATCCTAAATTTGAAATTATAAAAACTGGTAGCTCAGGGCTGATAACTAAACTATGAGTGAAGCCTTATTTTGTATCGAAAATCTGCGAGTTGCCTATCCTCAACGGAGTGGAGAAGAAGCAAGCTGGGCGGTTGATGATGTCTCTTTCACATTACAACCAGGTGAAAGAATGGGATTGGTGGGAGAGTCGGGTTGTGGTAAGTCAACTATTGGAAGGGCAGTAATGCGTTTACTACCAGCCTCTAGTCGTGTTGAGGGACGGGTGATATTTCAAGGACAGTCAGTGCTTGACTTGATGCCTAACCAGTTGCGGAAATTTCGAGGAGAGGCGATCGCCTTAGTTTTTCAAGATCCCATGACACGCCTCGATCCGCTGATGACTATTGGTAAGCATTGTATCGAAACTCTTCAGGCGCACTCACCAGAATTATCAACGCGGGAAGCGAAAGAAAAAGCACTTGCTACCTTGGCGAAGGTGAATATTCCCGCTAGTCGTTGGAATCAGTTTCCTCATGAGTTTAGCGGTGGAATGCGGCAAAGGGTAGCGATCGCTTTAGCTTTACTCCTCAACCCCAAGTTAATTGTTGCCGATGAACCCACCACCAGTTTAGATGTCACCGTCTCCGCGCAGATATTGCAAGAATTAACTCGCCTGTGCGGTGAAGAAAACATGGGATTATTGCTGATATCTCACGATTTAGCAATGGTGGCTGAGTATTGCGATCGCATTGGCGTGATGTACCAGGGCAAGATGGTTGAAATGGGTGCTACAGAAACCGTGTTTAGGCAACCTCAACATGAATATACGCGATCGCTCCTAAAAGCAGCTTTACACATTCAAGCAGTAAATGATGATGGAGAATTGATCATTGCCAATGACGCGGAAAAGCAATTACCCATTATTAATCAGCAATCTCCAATTTTGAGCGTTACAGAACTCAAGCAACACTACACCATAGAACCTAACTTTATCGAACGACTTTTTAACACACAAACGCAGACAATTAAAGCAGTAGATGGAATCAACCTAGATATTTATTCAGGAGAAATTCTCGGCTTAGTCGGGGAATCAGGTTGTGGAAAAAGTACACTATCACGAACAATTTTGCAACTAATTCGTCCCACTAGTGGCAAAGTTGAGTTTTTAGGACAGGATTTAACTAAACTGTCGCGTCAAGAAATCCGTTCTTCACGGCGACAAATACAAATGGTTTTTCAAGACCCTCATGCTTGTCTCAATCCAGCGATGACGGTGGGACAAAGTATCGCCGATCCTTTATTTATCCACAATTTAGCCAACCCTGCCAAGGCAAAAGAACAAGTTTTGTGGATGCTAAATAAAGTTGGGCTAACACCACCAGAAGTGTATTATGAGCGATATCCATCAGATTTGTCTGGGGGACAACAGCAAAGAGTTGCGATCGCTCGTGCTTTGATTACTCATCCGAAACTCTTAATCTGCGATGAACCTGTGAGTATGTTAGATGCTAGCGTGCAGTCGCAAGTGCTGGATTTGATGTTGCAATTAAAGGAAGAGTTTGAGTTAACTTATCTATTCATTACTCATGACCTTTGGTTAGCTCGATTTTTGTGTGATCGTATTGCCGTGATGAATGGCGGTAAAATTGTCGAACTCGGTCTGACAAAACAGATTTTCGCCAATCCTCAGCATCCTTATACCAAAACCTTACTAGCTGCTGCTCCCTTGCTAGCACGTGCATAAAATCAGGAGTTATGAGTTTAAAATTCCTAACTCTTAACTTCTAACTCTTATGACAAATACGATAGAAGCCGTAAAATTGCTACTGTTAACACTGTATTATTTTTGAATATTTTCAGAAAATTTTTTCGAGACGGTAGCAATGACTATTCGCCATGCGGCTGAAACTGACTTACCTGCAATTGTGGCAATTTACAATGCCGCAGTTCCCAGCCGCATGGCAACGGCTGACTTAGAACCAGTATCCGTGGAAAGTCGTCTTGCTTGGTTTAAAGGGCGATCGCCTTCGCAACGCCCACTTTGGGTAATTGAAGTAGACGGAATAATCGCTGGATGGCTTAGTTTCCAATCCTTTTATGGGCGACCCGCCTATAGGAGGACTGCCGAAATTAGTATTTACATAGCCCCTAACTTTCATCGGTGTGGCTTGGGACGGCAACTCTTAGCACAAGCAATTAACGAAAGTCCTAGTTTAGGTATAAAGAGCCTAGTATGCTTTATTTTTGCCCACAATCAGCCCAGTTTAAAACTCTTTGAAACGTTTGGTTTTGAACGCTGGGGACATTTACCTAACATTGCCGAACTTGACAGTGTTGAACGGGACTTAGTGATCCTGGGACTGCGAATTAGTAAACCTTTTGTTTAAAGCGATCGCTATTTTCTGAGACTTGTAAATTAAATTCGGTCACAATTGGTCTGGATTAATTCCTCGTTCTTGTAGTAAAGCACGGAGAGCTTCTAACTGGTCCTCAGCTTGTTCTGCTCGTTGTCTTTCTTGCTGTCGTTGTTGGTCTAGTTCCAAAAAAGTCAAAAAGCGATCGCCATCAGGACGATAAATTTGCAGTTCTTCCTCAGTCAAATCGAAACGCACCCCCAATCTAGGACTCACCCAACCAACCATTTGGTCAATCACTTCTAATCTTGAGTTGCGTCGCTGCCAGCCTGTCAAATCAACCACATCAGGTTCATACAGATAATATTCTTCCACACCGTAGCGCTCATAAAACTCTAATTTTTTCGCCATTTTAGAGATCCGGTTTCCAGGCGACCAAATTTCAAATACCACCTGCGGGGGAATATTGTCTTCAAGCCACTGTTGATAAGAACCTTGGTATCCTTTTGGTCTACCAAAAACTACCATCACATCAAGAGCTTGGCGGAGCTTATTATCATCTTCCACCGGATACCACAATAAATCTCCAGCGACGAACACATTTTGGTCATTGCCAAACAGCAGTTCTAAATTATTTTTAATCCAGACAATTAATTCAAACTGCTTAGTGTTGTCTGCTATTGGTTGTCCATCGCTGTCAGGGTAAATAATGCCTTTTTGGTTAGAAGATGGTAACTGTGTAACCATTGCAAACATTCTCAGGTAATTCTTAGAGGATGGATTAGCGATCGTTTTTTTCTCGCTCTTCTTATTTCACATCCTAGCTTGAGCAAAGCTGGTGCGATAGATTAAGTACTTTTACTTAGCAAGTATATAAATTAACCCAGTTTGATTTACAATATTGATGGGGAGGTAATTCAACAATAGCTACCGTCAACGAATACCGACTTTGCAATAAGGTGATTCACCTCATGACATTTAAATTACAATCCTCATACTCAAATCCAACCACCTCGACTGAGTAATCGGCGCACTGCTAGAAATATAGTCAACACCCGTTTCCGCCACACCGCGAATCGTCTCCAAAGTCACATTCCCCGAAGCTTCAATTTTCACCCGGCTATCCTGCTGGCGAATCAACTGCACCGCCTGACGCATCATATCCAAAGGCATATTGTCCAACATAATAATTTCAGCCTTGTGCTGCAAAGCTTCTTTCACCTGCTCTAAACTTTCTGTCTCAACCTCAATTGTCAAGGGATAAGGAATCTGAGAACGAATACGGGTAATAGCTTTTCCAATTCCCCCAGCAGCCGCAATGTGATTATCCTTAATCATCACCGCATCATCCAATCCCATACGATGATTAATCGCCCCACCCAAAGCAGTCGCGTACTTTTCCAACAATCTCAGCCCTGGTGTAGTTTTACGCGTATCCACCAACTGAGCAGGTAAATCGGCAATTTTCTCTACATATATATGAGTGAGGGTAGAAATCCCACTCAAACGCATAGCCAAGTTGAGCGCCACTCGTTCACCCATCAACAGCGCATCCAGCGAACCATGAATTTCAGCTACCACCTGTCCCGGCTCACACCATGTACCTTCAGATGCAACCGCTACGAAACTGACTTTTTCATTCAAAATCTGAAACACCCTAGCTGCAACTGGTAAGCCAGCAATAATCCCTGAAGCCTTCGCTATCCATTTCGCAGAGCCTAGCGTCACATTTTCTATTAGTAGGGTATTTGTAGTGCGATCGCCCCTGCCAATATCCTCCATCAACCAGCCACGCAACAGTGGATCTAAAACCAACCAGGGCGGCAAAATACCAGAATTCCTCACAACTTTAATTGCTTCCTTACTGACATCCAGCAATGATATAGCCTAAAACTCTTACTCTCTAAGGCTTTGATAGTGACCAAGAAACAGTTCCAAAAGATTTTGGAAAAAGTAGTTGACACAATGAAGTGGGTTCGCTATATTGAATAAGTGCCTGAAGCGAAGCGAACGAAAGCGACGCTGTGAGGGACACCGAACCTTGAAAATATTATAGTTTGAAAGCGATTATACAGCAAGTGGATTGCGTCAAGCAAATAAAGATAACTAAGCTGAAGTTAAAAAAGAGCAGCTATTGAGCTATAGAGCTTTCCAATACAAAACGGAGAGTTTGATCCTGGCTCAGGATGAACGCTGGCGGTATGCTTAACACATGCAAGTCGAACGGAATCTTTCGGGATTTAGTGGCGGACGGGTGAGTAACGCGTGAGAATCTACCATCAGGTCTGGGACAACCACTGGAAACGGTGGCTAATACCGGATGTGCCCTTGGGTGAAAGGTTAACTGCCTGATGATGAGCTCGCGTCTGATTAGCTAGTTGGAAGTGTAATGGACTCCCAAGGCGACGATCAGTAGCTGGTCTGAGAGGACGATCAGCCACACTGGGACTGAGACACGCCCAGACTCCTACGGGAGGCAGCAGTGGGGAATTTTCCGCAATGGGCGAAAGCCTGACGGAGCAATACCGCGTGAGGGAGGAAGGCTCTTGGGTCGTAAACCTCTTTTCTCAGGGAAGAAAAAAATGACGGTACCTGAGGAATAAGCATCGGCTAACTCCGTGCCAGCAGCCGCGGTAATACGGAGGATGCAAGCGTTATCCGGAATGATTGGGCGTAAAGCGTCCGCAGGTGGCAATGTAAGTCTGCTGTTAAAGAGTGAGGCTCAACCTCATAAGAGCAGTGGAAACTACATAGCTAGAGTACGTTCGGGGCAGAGGGAATTCCTGGTGTAGCGGTGAAATGCGTAGAGATCAGGAAGAACACCGGTGGCGAAGGCGCTCTGCTAGGCCGTAACTGACACTGAGGGACGAAAGCTAGGGGAGCGAATGGGATTAGATACCCCAGTAGTCCTAGCCGTAAACGATGGATACTAGGCGTGGCTTGTATCGACCCGAGCCGTGCCGTAGCTAACGCGTTAAGTATCCCGCCTGGGGAGTACGCCGGCAACGGTGAAACTCAAAGGAATTGACGGGGGCCCGCACAAGCGGTGGAGTATGTGGTTTAATTCGATGCAACGCGAAGAACCTTACCAAGGCTTGACATGTCGCGAATCCTGGTGAAAGCTGGGAGTGCCTTCGGGAGCGCGAACACAGGTGGTGCATGGCTGTCGTCAGCTCGTGTCGTGAGATGTTGGGTTAAGTCCCGCAACGAGCGCAACCCTCGTTTTTAGTTGCCAGCATTAAGTTGGGCACTCTAGAGAGACTGCCGGTGACAAACCGGAGGAAGGTGGGGA
This Nostoc sp. C052 DNA region includes the following protein-coding sequences:
- the nadC gene encoding carboxylating nicotinate-nucleotide diphosphorylase, with translation MEDIGRGDRTTNTLLIENVTLGSAKWIAKASGIIAGLPVAARVFQILNEKVSFVAVASEGTWCEPGQVVAEIHGSLDALLMGERVALNLAMRLSGISTLTHIYVEKIADLPAQLVDTRKTTPGLRLLEKYATALGGAINHRMGLDDAVMIKDNHIAAAGGIGKAITRIRSQIPYPLTIEVETESLEQVKEALQHKAEIIMLDNMPLDMMRQAVQLIRQQDSRVKIEASGNVTLETIRGVAETGVDYISSSAPITQSRWLDLSMRIVI
- a CDS encoding GNAT family N-acetyltransferase, translated to MTIRHAAETDLPAIVAIYNAAVPSRMATADLEPVSVESRLAWFKGRSPSQRPLWVIEVDGIIAGWLSFQSFYGRPAYRRTAEISIYIAPNFHRCGLGRQLLAQAINESPSLGIKSLVCFIFAHNQPSLKLFETFGFERWGHLPNIAELDSVERDLVILGLRISKPFV
- a CDS encoding Uma2 family endonuclease, which codes for MVTQLPSSNQKGIIYPDSDGQPIADNTKQFELIVWIKNNLELLFGNDQNVFVAGDLLWYPVEDDNKLRQALDVMVVFGRPKGYQGSYQQWLEDNIPPQVVFEIWSPGNRISKMAKKLEFYERYGVEEYYLYEPDVVDLTGWQRRNSRLEVIDQMVGWVSPRLGVRFDLTEEELQIYRPDGDRFLTFLELDQQRQQERQRAEQAEDQLEALRALLQERGINPDQL
- a CDS encoding RNA methyltransferase; the protein is MLTSLQNSLVKQIRKLHSTKERHKQHLFLLEGTHLLEEACAVNYPLETVCCTPDWQAAHVSLWDEACSRCDRAEIVSREVLDAIATTVQPDGVVATAKRRERQTQVPFTGLVLALETIQDPGNLGTMIRTAAAAGASGLWVSGDSVDLDSPKVLRASAGQWFRLATAVTEDLKATVQQSQQAGMQVVATLPSATLTYWEVDWRKPTMILLGNEGAGLSADLAAIADRQVRIPLSPGVESLNVAIAAALMLYEAQRQLICQ
- a CDS encoding ABC transporter ATP-binding protein produces the protein MSEALFCIENLRVAYPQRSGEEASWAVDDVSFTLQPGERMGLVGESGCGKSTIGRAVMRLLPASSRVEGRVIFQGQSVLDLMPNQLRKFRGEAIALVFQDPMTRLDPLMTIGKHCIETLQAHSPELSTREAKEKALATLAKVNIPASRWNQFPHEFSGGMRQRVAIALALLLNPKLIVADEPTTSLDVTVSAQILQELTRLCGEENMGLLLISHDLAMVAEYCDRIGVMYQGKMVEMGATETVFRQPQHEYTRSLLKAALHIQAVNDDGELIIANDAEKQLPIINQQSPILSVTELKQHYTIEPNFIERLFNTQTQTIKAVDGINLDIYSGEILGLVGESGCGKSTLSRTILQLIRPTSGKVEFLGQDLTKLSRQEIRSSRRQIQMVFQDPHACLNPAMTVGQSIADPLFIHNLANPAKAKEQVLWMLNKVGLTPPEVYYERYPSDLSGGQQQRVAIARALITHPKLLICDEPVSMLDASVQSQVLDLMLQLKEEFELTYLFITHDLWLARFLCDRIAVMNGGKIVELGLTKQIFANPQHPYTKTLLAAAPLLARA